In the Oncorhynchus tshawytscha isolate Ot180627B linkage group LG17, Otsh_v2.0, whole genome shotgun sequence genome, one interval contains:
- the LOC112216795 gene encoding L-lactate dehydrogenase B chain yields MSSVMQKLLTPVASGPAEPPRNKVTVVGVGMVGMACAVSVLLRDLADELALVDVMEDKLKGEMMDLQHGSLFLKTSKIVADKDYAVTANSRIVVVSAGVRQQEGESRLNLVQRNVNIFKHIIPQIVKHSPNCTLIVVSNPVDVLTYVTWKLSGLPKHRVIGSGTNLDSARFRFLMAERLGIHASSFNGWVLGEHGDTSVPVWSGVNVAGVNLQKLNPEFGLDGDKEDWKATHKAVVDSAYEVIKLKGYTNWAIGLSVADLTESIIKNMSRIHPVSTMVKDMYGIGEEVFLSLPCVLNSNGVGSVINMTLTDAEVGQLKKSADTLWGIQKDLKDI; encoded by the exons ATGTCGTCTGTGATGCAGAAGTTGCTCACCCCCGTGGCCAGCGGCCCCGCGGAGCCCCCCAGGAACAAGGTGACCGTGGTGGGGGTGGGCATGGTGGGTATGGCCTGTGCCGTCAGCGTCCTCCTCAGG GACTTGGCTGATGAGCTGGCTCTGGTTGACGTGATGGAGGATAAGCTGAAGGGAGAGATGATGGACCTGCAGCACGGGAGCCTCTTCCTAAAGACGTCTAAGATAGTCGCTGACAAAG ATTATGCCGTAACGGCTAACTCCCGCATCGTGGTTGTGTCCGCTGGCGTGCgtcagcaggagggagagagcaggctCAACCTGGTCCAGAGGAACGTCAACATCTTTAAACACATCATCCCACAGATTGTCAAACACTCCCCCAACTGCACCCTTATTGTGGTgtccaacccag TGGACGTGCTGACCTATGTGACGTGGAAGTTGAGCGGATTGCCCAAACACCGTGTCATCGGCAGCGGCACCAACCTGGACTCCGCCCGCTTCCGTTTCCTGATGGCTGAGCGCCTGGGCATCCATGCCTCCAGTTTCAACGGATGGGTGCTGGGAGAACATGGCGATACCAGTG TCCCTGTGTGGAGCGGTGTCAATGTGGCTGGAGTCAACTTGCAGAAGCTGAACCCAGAGTTTGGCCTTGACGGAGACAAGGAGGACTGGAAGGCCACCCACAAGGCAGTGGTCGACAG TGCCTACGAGGTGATCAAGCTGAAGGGGTACACTAACTGGGCCATCGGCCTGAGTGTGGCTGATCTCACTGAGAGCATCATCAAGAACATGAGCAGGATCcaccctgtctccaccatggTCAAG GACATGTATGGTATTGGCGAGGAGGTGTTCCTGTCCCTGCCATGTGTGCTGAACAGCAACGGAGTGGGCAGCGTGATCAATATGACCCTGACCGACGCTGAGGTGGGACAGCTGAAGAAAAGCGCAGACACACTCTGGGGCATCCAGAAGGACCTCAAGGACATCTAG